Proteins from a single region of Gasterosteus aculeatus chromosome 20, fGasAcu3.hap1.1, whole genome shotgun sequence:
- the LOC120810713 gene encoding hepcidin has protein sequence MKTFSVAVAIVLTFICIQQSSAVPTAEVQEVEEPMSVEFPLAEQEETSVDSWKMPYNIREKRGIKCKFCCGCCTPGVCGLCCRF, from the exons ATGAAGACATTCAGTGTTGCAGTCGCCATCGTGCTCACCTTCATCTGTATCCAGCAGAGCTCTGCTGTCCCAACAGCTGAG gtgcaggaagtggaggagccaATGAGTGTTGAGTTCCCACTTGCTGAGCAGGAGGAGACATCAGTGGACTCCTGGAAG ATGCCGTATAACATCAGAGAGAAGCGCGGCATCAAGTGCAAGTTTTGCTGTGGGTGCTGCACCCCTGGTGTCTGTGGATTGTGCTGCAGATTCTGA
- the LOC120809998 gene encoding hepcidin translates to MKTFSVAVAVAIVLTFICIQQSSAVPTAEVQEVEEPMSVEFPLAEQEETSVDSWKMPYNIREKRGIKCKFCCGCCTPGVCGLCCRF, encoded by the exons ATGAAGACATTCAGTGTTGCAGTTGCAGTCGCCATCGTGCTCACCTTCATCTGTATCCAGCAGAGCTCTGCTGTCCCAACAGCTGAG gtgcaggaagtggaggagccaATGAGTGTTGAGTTCCCACTTGCTGAGCAGGAGGAGACATCAGTGGACTCCTGGAAG ATGCCGTATAACATCAGAGAGAAGCGCGGCATCAAGTGCAAGTTTTGCTGTGGGTGCTGCACCCCCGGGGTCTGTGGATTGTGCTGCAGATTCTGA